A single window of Pseudarthrobacter psychrotolerans DNA harbors:
- a CDS encoding cysteine desulfurase family protein produces MIFLDAAATTPVRREVLEAMWPYLSGEFGNPSSHHTLGEAAASALAGARAAVAKVLGCRPGEVTFTSGGTEADNLAVKGIALARQAADPALNRVVISAVEHPAVEESARYLERFHGFAVDVVPVDGTGRVTPEALAAVLRPETALVSVMYANNEVGTIQPVAELAAVATGRGIPFHTDAVQAAGWLPLDAKALGVDALSISGHKLGAPKGCGVLYVRGRTRVEPLVHGGGQERGRRSGTENVAGAVALATALTLAHAERPEFAARVAGLRERFIATILDTVPGALLTGHRTERLPSVASFCFPGTSGESVLLELERQGVVCSSGSACAAGSDAPSPVLTALGYDAEVAQTAVRFSFTSAVTADELEQAAAAVGTAVGSVRTLGR; encoded by the coding sequence ATGATCTTCCTCGATGCCGCCGCCACCACACCCGTCCGCCGCGAGGTCCTCGAGGCCATGTGGCCCTACCTGAGCGGCGAGTTCGGCAACCCCTCCAGCCACCACACCCTGGGCGAGGCCGCGGCGTCCGCGCTCGCAGGCGCCCGCGCGGCCGTGGCCAAGGTGCTTGGTTGCCGTCCGGGCGAGGTCACCTTCACCTCGGGAGGCACCGAGGCGGACAATCTTGCGGTCAAGGGCATTGCCCTGGCCCGGCAGGCAGCGGACCCGGCCCTCAACCGCGTGGTGATCAGCGCCGTCGAGCACCCCGCCGTGGAGGAGTCCGCGCGGTACCTGGAGCGGTTCCACGGGTTCGCCGTCGATGTGGTTCCGGTGGACGGAACAGGCCGGGTGACGCCGGAGGCGCTCGCCGCCGTGCTCCGGCCGGAAACCGCCCTGGTCAGCGTGATGTACGCGAACAATGAAGTGGGCACTATTCAGCCGGTCGCCGAACTCGCCGCCGTCGCCACCGGGCGGGGCATCCCGTTCCACACCGACGCCGTCCAGGCCGCCGGCTGGCTGCCCCTGGACGCTAAAGCGCTGGGCGTGGACGCCCTGAGCATTTCCGGCCACAAGCTCGGCGCGCCCAAGGGGTGCGGTGTGCTGTACGTCCGCGGCCGGACCCGCGTGGAGCCCCTGGTGCATGGCGGCGGCCAGGAACGCGGCCGCCGGTCCGGGACCGAAAACGTTGCCGGTGCCGTGGCGCTGGCCACGGCCCTGACGCTCGCCCACGCCGAACGGCCGGAGTTTGCCGCCCGCGTGGCAGGGCTCCGCGAACGCTTCATCGCCACCATCCTGGACACCGTTCCCGGCGCCCTGCTCACCGGGCACCGGACGGAACGGCTGCCGTCCGTGGCGTCATTCTGTTTCCCCGGCACCAGCGGCGAATCCGTGCTGTTGGAGCTGGAGCGGCAGGGTGTGGTGTGCTCGAGCGGTTCGGCCTGTGCCGCCGGCTCGGATGCGCCGTCGCCGGTGCTGACCGCGCTGGGCTACGACGCCGAAGTGGCGCAGACAGCTGTGCGGTTCAGCTTCACCTCAGCCGTGACCGCGGACGAACTGGAGCAGGCGGCGGCAGCCGTGGGCACCGCCG
- the nadC gene encoding carboxylating nicotinate-nucleotide diphosphorylase, with protein sequence MTSLTLPAAPVRDILERAFAEDAPNGDITSQLLIPADARATAVLNARVPGVFSGGTVFRDAMKLVDPDTDVELLLAEGAAFDAGTHLARVTGNARSVLLAERVGLNLVQRMSAIATKTAEFVRLVEGTQARITDTRKTTPGLRVLERYAVRCGGGANHRYSLSDAVLAKDNHLAVMTGGDPAKLTALLAAAKAQLGHTTHFEVEVDSAEQIEPVLAAGVDTIMLDNFTLDELRSGVKQVDGRAVVEASGNVNLDTVADIAAAGVDVISIGGLTHSVAALDLGLDVELSVG encoded by the coding sequence ATGACTAGCCTGACCCTCCCCGCAGCACCCGTCCGGGACATCCTGGAGCGGGCTTTTGCCGAGGACGCGCCCAACGGTGACATCACCTCGCAGCTGCTGATCCCGGCCGACGCCCGCGCCACCGCGGTGCTGAACGCGCGCGTGCCCGGCGTCTTCAGCGGTGGAACGGTGTTCCGCGACGCCATGAAGCTCGTGGACCCGGACACCGACGTGGAGCTGCTGCTCGCCGAAGGGGCAGCGTTCGACGCCGGCACGCACCTCGCCCGCGTCACCGGCAACGCGCGCTCGGTGCTGCTCGCCGAACGGGTCGGGCTGAACCTTGTGCAGCGGATGAGTGCCATCGCGACCAAGACCGCGGAATTCGTCCGGCTCGTTGAAGGCACTCAAGCACGCATCACGGACACCCGCAAGACCACGCCCGGCCTGCGCGTGCTGGAGCGCTACGCCGTCCGCTGCGGCGGGGGAGCCAACCACCGCTACAGCCTGTCCGACGCCGTGCTGGCCAAGGACAACCACCTGGCCGTGATGACCGGGGGAGACCCCGCCAAACTCACCGCCCTGCTCGCGGCGGCAAAGGCCCAGCTGGGGCACACCACGCACTTCGAAGTGGAGGTGGACAGCGCCGAGCAGATCGAACCTGTCCTGGCCGCCGGTGTGGACACCATCATGCTGGACAACTTCACCCTCGATGAGCTCCGCTCCGGCGTCAAGCAGGTGGACGGGCGCGCTGTGGTGGAAGCCAGCGGCAACGTCAACCTGGACACCGTCGCGGACATCGCCGCGGCCGGCGTGGACGTCATCTCCATCGGTGGTCTCACCCACAGCGTGGCTGCCCTGGACCTGGGCCTGGACGTCGAACTGAGCGTCGGCTGA
- the nadB gene encoding L-aspartate oxidase, with protein MSAECPAGGPAPRRLIVVGSGIAGLYSALLAADAGAEVVLLSKGALADSNTYYAQGGISAVLDEPAPGDTVAAHIADTLKAGAGHCDEDAVRVLCTEARQDIAGLERFGVRFDMDDDGDPSLGLEAAHSAPRILHAGGDATGAGVARALIRTVLDAQAAGRIQVIGHAQVTSLLQSEGRVAGVNFLHDGRELGVHGDAVLLATGGAGQLFAQTTNPAVATADGLALAWRAGAAVADLEFFQFHPTSMVLPADALEAAGNGTEPLLISEAVRGEGAILLDGHGERFMPAYHPDAELAPRDVVSRSIALHLATLGDPNGHVFLDAMVVEARHGKGYLEKRFPTISARTRQAGVDWTRELVPVAPAAHYWMGGVLTDLYGRTSVPGLLAAGEVACTGVQGANRLASNSLLEGLVFGRRAVSAFLSDGPGRVSPDATPPRAVSAAGGLPLTHASGAPSGDDGSLGSRGSSEQPANVAWQFETVPSPGPVETSFVEAGPFSRVALRRLMTANAGVLRDGGLLREASGLLGAWASADDPVNVPDSLDPREHEDANLLLAGQLLVHSARERRASLGAHYRSDSVPADAAVEHFDKRYTLSRKASLVND; from the coding sequence ATGAGCGCAGAGTGCCCAGCCGGTGGTCCGGCACCCCGGCGGCTGATCGTCGTCGGGAGCGGCATCGCAGGACTGTACTCCGCGTTGCTTGCCGCCGATGCCGGCGCCGAAGTGGTGCTGCTGAGCAAGGGCGCGCTCGCGGACAGCAACACGTATTACGCCCAAGGCGGCATCTCCGCCGTCCTCGACGAGCCCGCGCCCGGAGACACCGTGGCCGCGCACATCGCAGACACGCTGAAGGCCGGGGCCGGGCACTGCGACGAGGACGCCGTCCGCGTGCTCTGCACGGAGGCCCGCCAGGATATCGCCGGCTTGGAACGGTTCGGCGTGCGTTTCGATATGGACGACGACGGCGACCCCTCGCTGGGGCTCGAAGCCGCCCATTCCGCGCCGCGGATCCTGCACGCCGGCGGCGACGCAACCGGTGCCGGCGTCGCCCGGGCGCTCATCAGGACCGTTCTGGATGCGCAGGCCGCTGGCCGGATCCAGGTCATCGGGCACGCCCAGGTCACGTCCCTGTTGCAGAGCGAAGGCCGCGTGGCTGGCGTGAATTTCCTCCACGACGGACGGGAACTCGGCGTTCACGGTGATGCCGTGCTCCTGGCCACCGGGGGAGCAGGCCAGCTGTTCGCCCAGACCACCAACCCTGCCGTGGCAACTGCCGACGGGTTGGCGCTCGCCTGGCGGGCCGGTGCCGCGGTGGCGGACCTGGAGTTCTTCCAGTTCCACCCCACCTCCATGGTGCTGCCGGCCGATGCCCTTGAGGCAGCCGGCAACGGTACTGAACCGCTCCTGATTTCCGAAGCCGTTCGCGGTGAAGGCGCCATCCTGCTGGACGGCCACGGCGAACGGTTTATGCCCGCGTACCACCCCGATGCAGAGCTTGCCCCGCGCGACGTCGTCTCCCGCAGCATCGCCCTGCACCTGGCCACCCTCGGGGATCCCAACGGCCACGTGTTCCTTGACGCCATGGTGGTGGAGGCCAGGCACGGTAAGGGCTACCTCGAAAAGCGCTTCCCCACCATCAGCGCCCGAACCCGCCAAGCCGGCGTCGACTGGACCCGGGAACTCGTCCCGGTGGCGCCCGCCGCGCACTACTGGATGGGCGGCGTTCTTACCGACCTTTACGGGCGGACCTCTGTGCCTGGGTTGCTCGCCGCTGGAGAGGTTGCTTGCACCGGTGTCCAAGGGGCTAACCGGCTTGCCAGCAACTCTCTCCTCGAAGGGCTTGTCTTTGGGCGGCGGGCTGTCTCCGCATTCTTGAGCGACGGCCCGGGTCGGGTGTCGCCCGACGCTACTCCTCCGCGTGCTGTCTCGGCCGCTGGCGGCCTCCCCTTGACGCACGCTTCCGGAGCACCGTCAGGCGACGATGGATCGCTCGGTTCGCGTGGGAGTTCTGAACAGCCCGCCAACGTCGCCTGGCAGTTTGAAACGGTTCCGTCGCCTGGGCCTGTTGAGACGTCGTTTGTTGAGGCCGGGCCGTTTTCTCGGGTGGCTCTTCGGCGCTTGATGACTGCCAACGCTGGGGTGCTTCGTGATGGCGGGTTGCTTAGGGAGGCTTCTGGCTTGCTTGGGGCCTGGGCGTCTGCTGACGATCCGGTTAATGTTCCTGATTCCCTTGATCCGCGGGAGCATGAGGATGCCAATCTTTTGTTGGCTGGGCAGCTGCTGGTGCACTCCGCGCGGGAGCGGCGGGCATCCTTGGGGGCGCATTACCGCAGCGACAGCGTGCCCGCGGATGCCGCTGTCGAACATTTTGATAAGCGTTACACCTTGAGCCGGAAAGCGAGCCTCGTAAATGACTAG
- the nadA gene encoding quinolinate synthase NadA: MSSVNTAIQLITREQAESASRNAAAGKTAATCSPALAKGPWEYDLAEALAGAPAYGPGASSADVAPAATPRQGQLPEEYKLASDAELDVRIRAAKATLGDRAVILGHFYQRDEVIQYADFVGDSFQLANAALTRPDAEAIIFCGVHFMAETADILSTPEQAVILPNLAAGCSMADMADIDSVEECWEQLEEIFGTEADAEGRVPVIPVTYMNSSAALKAFCGRNGGIVCTSSNAKVVLEWAFERGQRVLFFPDQHLGRNTAKAMGVPLEQMPMWNPRKELGGNDEQALLDSRVILWHGFCSVHKRFNVGQIEKARAEFPGANVIVHPECPMEVVDAADSAGSTDFIKKAIAAATEPTTFAIGTEVNMVNRLAAEYPQHTIFCLDPVICPCSTMYRIHPGYLAWVLEELVEGRIVNRISVDASVQDNAKTALERMLAARPL; encoded by the coding sequence ATGAGCAGCGTCAACACAGCCATCCAGCTGATCACGCGCGAACAAGCCGAAAGCGCGTCCCGGAACGCGGCTGCAGGCAAAACAGCTGCCACCTGCAGCCCGGCGCTCGCCAAGGGACCGTGGGAATACGACCTTGCCGAGGCGCTCGCGGGTGCCCCTGCCTACGGACCCGGCGCCTCCAGCGCGGACGTCGCCCCGGCCGCAACGCCGCGCCAGGGCCAGCTGCCGGAAGAATACAAGCTCGCCAGCGACGCAGAGCTCGATGTTCGCATCCGGGCCGCCAAGGCCACGCTCGGCGACCGGGCAGTGATCCTGGGCCACTTCTACCAGCGCGACGAAGTCATCCAGTATGCCGATTTTGTGGGCGACTCCTTCCAGCTGGCCAACGCCGCCCTTACCCGTCCAGACGCTGAGGCCATCATTTTCTGCGGCGTGCACTTCATGGCCGAAACCGCGGACATCCTCTCCACCCCGGAACAGGCCGTCATCCTGCCCAACCTCGCCGCGGGCTGCTCCATGGCGGACATGGCGGACATCGACTCCGTGGAGGAGTGCTGGGAACAGCTCGAAGAAATCTTCGGCACCGAGGCCGACGCCGAGGGTCGGGTTCCGGTCATTCCGGTCACCTACATGAATTCCTCCGCCGCCCTGAAGGCTTTCTGCGGCCGCAACGGCGGCATTGTCTGCACCTCCTCCAACGCCAAGGTGGTCCTGGAATGGGCCTTCGAACGGGGCCAGCGGGTCCTGTTCTTCCCCGACCAGCACCTGGGCCGCAACACCGCCAAGGCCATGGGTGTGCCGCTGGAGCAGATGCCCATGTGGAACCCGCGCAAGGAACTGGGCGGCAACGACGAACAGGCCCTGCTCGATTCCCGCGTGATCCTCTGGCACGGCTTCTGCTCGGTCCACAAGCGCTTCAACGTCGGCCAGATCGAAAAGGCCCGTGCCGAGTTCCCCGGCGCCAACGTGATTGTGCATCCCGAGTGCCCCATGGAGGTGGTGGACGCCGCCGATTCCGCCGGCTCAACCGACTTCATCAAGAAGGCCATCGCCGCCGCCACCGAACCGACCACCTTCGCGATCGGCACGGAAGTCAACATGGTGAACCGGCTCGCCGCCGAGTACCCGCAGCACACCATCTTCTGCCTGGACCCGGTGATCTGCCCCTGCTCCACGATGTACCGTATCCACCCCGGCTACCTCGCCTGGGTCCTGGAGGAACTCGTCGAAGGCCGCATCGTCAACCGCATCAGCGTGGACGCTTCCGTCCAGGACAACGCCAAAACCGCGCTTGAGCGTATGCTCGCCGCGCGTCCGCTGTAG
- a CDS encoding NUDIX domain-containing protein — protein MYSSSANVSERATAAPSLAISTVIFALRPSESSGRPTLWLPLVRRIREPYRDLWALPGGPLTHVESLQDGASRNLRETTGLTPSYLEQLYAFGGLHRSPTQRVVSIVYWALVQPTEAALADESENVKWFRADKVGDLAFDHNAIVEYALRRLRNKLAYGSVAYHFLGEYFTLAQVREVYEAVLDTRLDPANFRRQLKSTPEIEETGEYLQGGKHRPPRLYRFTGRPGLDPDNRSTP, from the coding sequence GTGTACAGCAGCTCAGCGAACGTCTCCGAAAGGGCCACCGCTGCACCCTCGCTCGCCATCTCCACCGTCATCTTCGCCCTGCGGCCCAGCGAATCCTCGGGCCGGCCCACGCTCTGGCTTCCCCTGGTCCGCAGGATACGTGAGCCGTACAGGGATCTTTGGGCCCTTCCCGGCGGACCGCTGACTCATGTTGAGTCCCTGCAGGATGGCGCCTCCCGGAACCTCCGGGAAACCACAGGGCTCACGCCGAGCTACCTGGAACAGCTCTACGCGTTTGGCGGGCTGCACCGCTCGCCCACCCAACGCGTGGTGTCGATCGTCTACTGGGCGCTGGTCCAGCCCACGGAGGCCGCCCTCGCCGACGAATCGGAGAACGTTAAGTGGTTCCGGGCAGACAAAGTGGGGGACCTGGCCTTCGACCACAACGCCATTGTTGAGTACGCGCTCCGGCGCCTGCGGAACAAGCTGGCCTACGGCTCGGTGGCCTACCACTTCCTGGGGGAGTACTTCACCCTCGCCCAGGTCCGGGAAGTCTATGAAGCCGTCCTGGACACCCGGCTGGATCCGGCCAACTTCCGCCGCCAGCTCAAATCCACGCCGGAGATCGAAGAGACCGGCGAATACCTCCAGGGCGGCAAACACCGTCCGCCGCGTCTTTACCGTTTCACCGGCCGCCCCGGCCTTGACCCCGATAACAGGAGCACACCATGA
- a CDS encoding Lrp/AsnC family transcriptional regulator: MNVDALDAKIVRFFTDTPRGSVLEASRVLGVARATIQSRLDRMTEAGVISSWVPRPDPAKFGFPVVAFCSLTINQDLGHDAVASALAAIPELIEVHTVSGSSDLMARIAARSNPDLQRVLDAMIATKTVLRASSVIVLNTHFQGRTLNLLEAAAAVQPE, from the coding sequence ATGAACGTTGATGCACTGGATGCCAAAATTGTCCGATTCTTCACCGACACTCCCCGGGGCTCGGTGCTGGAGGCTTCGAGGGTCCTGGGAGTTGCCCGCGCCACCATCCAGTCGAGGCTGGACAGGATGACGGAGGCCGGCGTCATCAGTTCGTGGGTGCCCCGGCCTGATCCGGCCAAGTTCGGTTTCCCGGTGGTGGCGTTCTGTTCGCTCACCATCAACCAGGACCTGGGCCACGACGCCGTGGCCTCGGCACTCGCTGCGATCCCGGAACTGATCGAGGTCCACACGGTTTCCGGCAGTTCGGATCTCATGGCGAGGATCGCCGCGCGGTCCAATCCGGACCTGCAGCGCGTTCTGGATGCAATGATCGCCACCAAGACCGTGCTCCGCGCGTCCTCCGTGATTGTCCTCAACACCCACTTCCAGGGCAGGACACTGAACCTGCTCGAAGCCGCAGCCGCCGTCCAGCCGGAGTAG
- a CDS encoding amino acid permease, whose protein sequence is MTSKSTAVRPESHLGHTMKPRQLTMMGLGSAIGAGLFLGSGAGIQAAGPAVLISYLVAGTLIILVMWALGEMAAANPTSGAFSVYAERALGKTAGATVGWLWWLQLVVVIAAEALGAAGLLFSVWPVIPVWALALIFMVVFTAINLTGVKNFGEFEFWFAILKVAAIVAFLAVGAALLLGLLPEVASPGFANITTDFAPAGLGGIATALFVVIFAFGGTEIVAVAAAETEDPEHSVGKAVRTVLWRILVFYIGSVFVIAAVLPVNSEGLASPFAGVLDAARIPGAGTAITLVAVVALLSALNANLYGASRMVYSLAERGEAPRFLARLSRASVPMVAVGVSVAFGFFATVLELLFPDRILPALFQLVGSTCLVVWGTALVSQLILRRRADRTGTVLPLRMKGFPGLTIFGLALLGLIFAVGFSAESSRGQLLSTFVLVACLAAACWLGARLTTRDRQPK, encoded by the coding sequence ATGACATCGAAGTCCACGGCAGTGCGGCCGGAATCCCACCTCGGCCACACCATGAAACCCCGGCAGCTCACCATGATGGGACTGGGCAGTGCCATCGGCGCCGGCCTGTTCCTGGGTTCAGGGGCCGGCATCCAGGCCGCGGGGCCAGCCGTGCTGATCTCGTATCTGGTCGCCGGGACGCTCATCATCCTGGTGATGTGGGCGCTGGGCGAGATGGCCGCTGCGAATCCAACGAGCGGCGCGTTCTCCGTCTACGCCGAACGGGCGCTCGGAAAAACCGCCGGCGCTACGGTGGGCTGGCTGTGGTGGCTCCAGCTGGTGGTGGTCATCGCCGCGGAAGCCCTGGGCGCAGCGGGACTGCTGTTTTCCGTCTGGCCGGTTATCCCCGTCTGGGCCCTGGCCCTGATCTTTATGGTCGTATTTACAGCCATCAACCTGACGGGCGTCAAGAACTTCGGCGAATTCGAATTCTGGTTCGCCATCCTGAAAGTTGCCGCCATTGTGGCGTTCCTGGCCGTGGGGGCCGCCCTGCTGCTGGGCCTCCTGCCCGAAGTGGCTTCGCCCGGATTTGCTAACATCACCACCGATTTTGCCCCCGCCGGGCTTGGCGGAATCGCCACGGCATTGTTCGTGGTGATCTTTGCCTTCGGCGGAACCGAGATCGTGGCCGTGGCCGCCGCGGAAACGGAGGATCCGGAGCACAGTGTAGGCAAGGCGGTCCGCACGGTGCTGTGGCGCATCCTGGTCTTCTACATCGGGTCGGTCTTTGTCATCGCGGCCGTTCTGCCGGTCAACTCCGAAGGACTCGCCTCGCCTTTTGCCGGTGTGCTCGACGCGGCCCGGATCCCGGGCGCCGGCACGGCGATCACCCTGGTTGCCGTCGTCGCGCTCCTCTCCGCACTGAACGCCAACCTCTACGGCGCGTCCCGCATGGTGTACTCGCTCGCCGAACGCGGCGAGGCTCCCCGGTTCCTGGCCAGGCTCAGCCGCGCCAGCGTGCCCATGGTGGCGGTAGGCGTGTCCGTGGCGTTCGGCTTTTTCGCCACGGTCCTGGAGCTGCTGTTCCCGGACCGGATCCTGCCGGCCCTGTTCCAGCTGGTCGGATCCACGTGCCTGGTGGTCTGGGGCACGGCCCTCGTCTCCCAGCTGATCCTCCGGCGCCGCGCGGACCGGACCGGTACTGTCCTTCCGCTGCGGATGAAGGGATTCCCGGGCCTCACAATATTCGGTCTGGCCCTCCTTGGCTTGATCTTCGCCGTCGGCTTCAGCGCGGAAAGCAGCCGCGGACAGCTGCTGAGCACGTTCGTTCTGGTTGCCTGCCTCGCGGCGGCCTGCTGGCTCGGCGCCCGGCTCACCACCCGCGATCGCCAGCCCAAGTAA
- a CDS encoding thiamine pyrophosphate-dependent enzyme → MVAVRNLDTSAVAWQRQGIIPGYAPELGQEAAQVGSGYAVDLSRDFVFPTYREMAVARAMGVDMVAYMATHKATWHGGLYDPLESRLAPIQAVVAGSVLHAVGWAHGQTLAAAPGDETGAALSYFGDGASSQGDVHEALNFAAIMKAPVVFFVQNNGWAISVSTDRQVAGGSVAARAAGYGIPAVKVDGNDVVAVVEATRRALAHCRTGNGPVLVEAMTYRRGPHSTSDDPGRYRTLAEEHNDSGQDPLERFRQVLLADCVADEEFFAAALAAAKAEEEQIREGLQALAPRPGSEMFSLVFQETTPALQAQAANWRKESEHV, encoded by the coding sequence ATGGTGGCCGTCCGGAACCTGGACACCTCCGCCGTCGCCTGGCAACGGCAGGGCATCATCCCCGGCTATGCCCCCGAACTGGGCCAGGAAGCAGCCCAGGTGGGCAGCGGCTACGCCGTCGACCTGTCCCGCGATTTTGTCTTTCCCACGTACCGCGAGATGGCCGTGGCCCGCGCCATGGGCGTGGACATGGTGGCCTACATGGCCACCCATAAAGCCACGTGGCACGGTGGCCTCTACGATCCCCTGGAATCCCGGCTCGCCCCGATCCAGGCGGTGGTGGCCGGCTCCGTGCTGCACGCCGTCGGCTGGGCCCACGGCCAAACCCTCGCTGCTGCCCCCGGCGACGAAACCGGCGCGGCCCTGAGCTACTTCGGCGACGGCGCCTCATCCCAGGGCGACGTCCACGAGGCCCTGAACTTCGCGGCCATCATGAAGGCGCCGGTGGTGTTCTTCGTCCAGAACAACGGCTGGGCCATCTCCGTGTCCACCGACCGCCAGGTGGCCGGCGGCTCCGTGGCTGCACGCGCCGCGGGCTACGGCATCCCCGCCGTCAAGGTTGACGGCAACGATGTGGTGGCCGTTGTGGAGGCCACCCGGCGAGCGCTGGCACACTGCCGGACCGGGAACGGTCCCGTCCTCGTCGAGGCCATGACCTACCGCCGCGGCCCGCATTCCACCTCCGATGACCCCGGCCGCTACCGCACCCTGGCGGAAGAGCACAACGACAGCGGCCAGGATCCGCTGGAACGCTTCCGTCAGGTCCTGCTCGCCGACTGCGTCGCTGACGAGGAGTTCTTCGCCGCCGCCCTCGCCGCGGCCAAGGCTGAAGAGGAACAGATCCGGGAGGGCCTCCAGGCACTGGCGCCGCGCCCCGGCAGTGAAATGTTCAGCCTGGTGTTCCAGGAAACCACGCCCGCCCTGCAGGCCCAGGCTGCCAACTGGCGGAAGGAGTCCGAGCATGTCTAA
- a CDS encoding alpha-ketoacid dehydrogenase subunit beta — MSMQQALNRALDEVLAENAKAVIFGEDCGRLGGVFRITDGLQAKYGEARVFDTPLAESGILGMSVGLAMAGFHPIPEVQFDGFAYPAINQIVCQIARMNYRSRGTLPMPITLRVPSFGGIRAPEHHGESLEALFAHVPGLKVVSPSNPHEAYHLLRYAASRPDPVIFMEPKSRYWQKGEVNVANADAAGGSPTGAKVMREGRHLTLVAWGAMVARCMQVADLAAEDSVDIEVLDLRWLKPIDTHALVTSVAKTRRAVVVHEAPLTSGLGAEVAQLITQGCFNTLKAPVERVTGFDVPYPSGDLEDEYIPNVDRILSGIQRVLEYPRG, encoded by the coding sequence ATGTCCATGCAGCAGGCCCTGAACCGGGCCCTCGATGAGGTCCTCGCGGAAAACGCCAAGGCCGTCATCTTCGGCGAGGACTGCGGCCGGCTCGGCGGAGTCTTCAGGATCACGGACGGCCTGCAGGCAAAGTACGGCGAAGCCCGGGTGTTCGATACACCGCTGGCGGAGTCCGGCATCCTGGGCATGTCCGTGGGCCTGGCCATGGCCGGTTTCCACCCGATCCCCGAGGTGCAGTTCGACGGCTTCGCCTACCCGGCCATCAACCAGATCGTCTGCCAGATCGCCAGGATGAACTACCGCAGCCGCGGCACCCTGCCGATGCCCATCACCCTGCGCGTTCCCAGCTTCGGCGGCATCCGCGCCCCCGAACACCACGGCGAATCGCTCGAGGCGCTCTTCGCCCACGTACCGGGCCTGAAGGTGGTGTCGCCGTCGAACCCGCACGAGGCCTACCACCTCCTCAGGTACGCAGCTTCCCGCCCGGACCCGGTGATCTTTATGGAACCGAAGTCGCGTTACTGGCAAAAGGGTGAGGTGAACGTCGCCAACGCCGATGCCGCCGGCGGCTCCCCCACCGGCGCCAAGGTCATGCGCGAAGGCCGCCACCTCACGCTCGTGGCCTGGGGTGCCATGGTGGCGCGTTGCATGCAGGTGGCCGATCTGGCCGCCGAGGACAGTGTGGACATCGAGGTCCTGGACCTGCGCTGGCTCAAGCCCATCGATACCCACGCATTGGTGACGTCCGTGGCGAAGACGCGGCGCGCCGTCGTCGTCCATGAAGCCCCACTGACCTCCGGCCTCGGTGCGGAAGTTGCACAGCTCATTACCCAGGGCTGCTTCAACACGCTGAAAGCGCCGGTGGAACGTGTGACAGGCTTCGACGTCCCGTACCCCTCCGGTGACCTCGAGGACGAATACATCCCCAACGTTGACCGGATCCTTAGCGGGATCCAGCGAGTATTGGAGTACCCCCGTGGCTGA
- a CDS encoding biotin/lipoyl-containing protein, which produces MAEISFPLPDLGEGLIEATVLEWLVSPGDQVERNQPLAEVETSKSAVELPSPQAGKVVRTFGGAGDRINVGEPLIVFEVPDNTAGIVGTVPKDEAPTRRVRLSAVLDED; this is translated from the coding sequence GTGGCTGAAATTTCCTTCCCGCTCCCGGACCTCGGTGAGGGCCTGATCGAGGCGACCGTCCTTGAGTGGCTGGTTTCGCCCGGCGACCAAGTGGAGCGGAACCAGCCGCTGGCGGAAGTGGAAACCAGCAAATCCGCTGTTGAACTGCCCAGTCCGCAGGCAGGTAAAGTGGTGCGTACCTTCGGTGGGGCAGGCGACAGGATCAATGTCGGCGAACCCCTGATCGTGTTCGAGGTGCCGGACAACACTGCCGGAATCGTGGGTACGGTCCCGAAGGATGAGGCACCGACGCGCCGGGTCCGCCTGAGCGCCGTACTTGATGAGGACTGA